The Lactuca sativa cultivar Salinas chromosome 2, Lsat_Salinas_v11, whole genome shotgun sequence genome includes the window GAGACTGTTTTATGTTTGCGTGCCAGAAAATCTTCAATCGACTTGAACGAACAGTCATGGCATGCATAATcatctaaaaccctaatattgaatCCAGGTTTGTCTCTCGTTGAAATTCTGATCTGTAGTTTATTATTCCTTGTTGTTTTTGTGCTTATTATTGTTTCAGATGCTGTTTTAGTCGTGATTGATTTTGTTTTGACAGATACATTTGCGGATTTAATGCTAATTAGGTGGAGTTCATACAGTTATGCGTGTCGATCAGTTGCTTTCCGATTGTGTATGATGACACGAAATTAGAGTAAGTTGTTAATTTAGGTCTTCGAATGTATCTTCTGCAATTTGAGCCGTGCCATGATCTACATATGGCACAATGCTAGGGATTTTCTTGCGTGAATCTCACATTGCGTTTGTAAACTTTAGGGGCGTTTGGACGTGCTCCAAAAGGACTATGATTATGATTTTCTGATTCTTTAAAACTCAAATTAATCAGATTGGAGGTAGGAACAAATCGAATATGGAGGATAAATACTCAATACCTAAGTATGCATGATTTCATCAAACCATTATCTGATTTTGGCACATCCAAACACTCCAATAGACCTATCTCAAACTTGACCTTTTAGCTAAGACCTTTTCAGTTTCAGCTGCTAGGATGGCAAACGACAACCATCGTAGTCAAAAGGTAAAAAATGATGAAAGAATTAAGTCAAAGAAGAAAATGGCAACACAAGATGCATCTCCTGAAACATCTAGCTCAAGAAGGTCATCCAGAGAAACAGCATCCAGTAAACAGGCAAAAGAAATTCCAGGTAGTACTCGTAAGTCTAAACGATTGGAGAAGAATAAACCATCAGATAGTCCTCCAATTTTGAGGAAATCAAAGAGAACCCAGGAACAGATGACAACTCCTCTGAAGAGGTATGATAGACGTAAGAAAAACACCTCTGTAGGTTCTTCGGGAACAAAGAAGCTTGTTGAAGAGCCTACTTCATCAAGTATGAAGTCAAAGAATGAAAAAGTTAAAAGGACTTTGAAGATGGACTCTAAAGAAGATAAGAGACAAGAAAAGCAGAGTTTGGATGTTGGTGGTAGGAAAAGGAAGAGAGCAGCCACCAGTTCTGTTGATAAGGCTTTATCTAGATCTTCACGAAGACGAACTGAAGCAGGTGGGTGAACTTATCTAGTTTGCCTTATTTTATCTATCTTCAGTTCCAGTTTAGCATTCATTATGTAACTAGTATCTTTATTGAAACTTATCTGCAGTTTCTTTTGGCAAATGAACATCTATGTTATTAACACTCTTGTTTGTTGGCATGTAGGTAATGATAATGATAAAGAAAGTCAAGATGAGTCATCTCAAGCTACTTCCAGCAGCAACAGAGGTACAACTTCTTACCAAGTGTTTCTAAAATTGtgatatttttattgtcatttctTGCAAAAGTTGCTCCAAATTAGTAGATTATCATGTGTTCAATTTATTTTGGACCATAGATGTGGATAATAGCAAAAACGAAAATAGTGGCTCCAAGTCCGTGGAAGATAAAGATGATGATGAAGTTGAAGAATGCAGTGATAGAACAGGGGAAGAATCTACTCAGAAAGCCTCTGAAGCACAATGCAGCACGTCAAATTCTAGTCTTACAAACTTTAGTGTAGAAGAAATAAATGATCCCATTGAAGTAGAAGAATCACCAAATAGCAAAACAGTTGAAGGAGATCCAATTGATGCTGTAAAAGATATATCAAATGACGGATTTGTGGATTTAGAACAAGTAGAAGCAGAACATGTTGGTTCTCCTTCAAAAAAATCCCCTCATGGTGAGTCTATTGAAAATGGCAGTGTGACTGTGACACCAAATAGTGGCAAAGGCTCATCAGCTTCAAAAAAGACAGATCCTGATGTTAGCACAGATATTAAAGAATTTTGGGTTCCTGTTCAGATATCCAATGTGCAGCTTGAACAGTATTGCTCTATGCTACTTACAAATGCCATGGCTCTTAGTTCGTGTTCAAAAAGTGATACTGTTGGTGCTCTTCATGACATTCTTGTTTCTAATCGCAAGGTTTTGAAGATTTAATCACTAAATAGCACAATGCATAATGCACATTTTCATTTCTTTGGTTGATCTTATGTTTCCTTTTGCAGTGTTGTGATCACCCCTACATTGTTGATCAATCTCTTCAAGGTGCCCTTACAAAGGATCTTGAGCCTGCAAAGTTTCTAGAAGTTGGCATAAAAGCAAGTGGCAAGCTACAGTTTCTTGACCTCATACTTCCCGAGATGAGAAAACGTGAACTCAGAGTACTTATTCTTTTTCaggtatgtttttatttaatcTGTTTATGACATTTTCTTTATAGGGTGAGATATAAATTTCTCTTTCTTACAGCCTTTAAGTGGTTCTGGAAAAGATTCAACTTCTATTGGAGACATATTGGATGATTTTGTTCGTCAAAGATTTGGTGAAGACTCCTATGAACGTGTTGATGCAGTTATAACTACCCCTTCAAAGAGACATGCTGCTTTAAATAACTTCAACAATAAAGAAATGGGTAGATTCGTCTTCTTATTAGATTATCGTGCGTGTCTTCCAAGCATAAAATTATCATCAGTAGACACTGTAATCATATTCGACAGTGAGTGGAATCCTGCTAATGATTTAAGAGCATTACAGAGGATTGCAATCGATTCAAATCGAGAACAAATCAAGATTTTCCGGTTATATACTTGTTGGACACTagaagagaaaattctcaaactttCAGAGCACAATGCAACTATTGATAAAGGATTACAGAGTCTAAGTAGGAGCACATGTGATGCATTACTCATGTGGGGTGCTACATATCTTTTCAGCAAATTAACCGAGTTTCACCATGCGAATACATCATCTGAAGACTGCTTGTTGAATGAACTAATGGTGGAGTTTTTAAACTTGAATTCTGACAAACATTATCCAGCCAAGTTAATAATTACAAGAGTTCAACAAAGTAGTGAAAATCTCCCAATGCCAAATGAGTTGCCAGATGGCGAACAACCGCATACATTTTGGAAAAAATTGTTGGCTGGAAGGGATCCATGTTGGAAGTATTTGACTACTTCAACTCCAAGGCAAAGGAAAAGACCACAGTTTTATGAGTCAATTGAGAAAACAAATGCTAGCAGTGATGATGTTGGACGCAAACGTAAAAAGACTACACCTGTAACAGAAAAAGGTGAAATCAAAGAAGGGTGTACAGGTAAATAATAAATTAGTGATATTCATATTACTATAATAATGTTTTCTGAATTTAAGATTTTCATTTATACTTTCTACAGTTATTTCCAGTGATGGGTCACAACTGTCCCCTGGTGACAGCTTTTCATGTGATGAAACAAGCTTTCGACACCTTCTGAAACTCAACATATCTGAACTATGTCGAGTCCTGAAGCTCTCGGTATGtttcttgtttgttttttttCTCATATAGTTTATATCAATACTAgtgaataataatagttgtatatatctTGTTATTTCCAAATGTAAACATGTACAGGAGGAAGTGAAGAAAATGGTGGAAAGATTTCTTGAATATGTTATTGAGAATTATCAAGTGAACAAGGAACCTGCAAATACAGTGCAGGCATTCTTAATATCTCTGGTCTGTTCTTTTCGAATCTTAAATTTTTTTACTAACTGGtactataatttattaaattttgttttttgttgCAGTGTTGGATTGGTTGTGCATTGTTAAAGAAGAAGGTTGATAGGAAACAAAGCCTTTTTATTGTGAAGAAGCGCTTAAATTTCACTTGTGAAGAAGAGGAAACAAACTCAGTGTACTTGAAACTGGAACAAGCAAAAGAGATGTTTTTAATTCACACACACAGCCAAAAGAAAAGCAATGAAATTAATAACCCACATGTCGTAAAAGTAGAGGAGATTCTAGGCAGCCCAGAAGATGAATATGTGACTGTCAGTCCTGACATGTCAGATGTTCCGGAAGATCAGAATGATTCTCATGGCTCCAATAATAATAGTAACTcacacccacactcacctcctgcACCTGCATCACAGCAGAAAGTAGCACCTCCTGCTCCAGTTCAGCCTTTAGTTTCTCCAATTCAAGATAATCTGCAAACTAAAAAGGATGCTGAAAaagttgatgatgatgatcaGAATCAGAATCAGATTACTACAGAGGctgaacaacaacaacagcataATGAAGCACCTCCTCAAGTTTTAGAGACTACTGCAGATGACCCAAATCACACTACTACACAATCTTGGCCAAACCTTTTTAATCATCTTCTAGAATTTGAAAGTCATAACCGTGGGTTCGGGCCCACACGGATGCTGCCATCTTCTACTGATCCACTTCAAGCTGAGTTGGAAAAATTAAGTGAACTGAAGAATACTGTTAATAATTTTTATGAAGCTATTGTGAGTATTGTCTAATCCGTTTGACTACCTTACTTTACTTGACTATTTATaaacattttttgttttgtttgtgtaGGAATTAATATTTAATGCTTGTTGGTGTCTGTTTTTGTGCTTGTGCAGAAGGTGAAGCTAAAAGCTGAGTATGAGAAGGAAAGAGCAGAAATTCTTGCTCGGCTTAATCGTAAATATGATGATAAATCTCATAAAGCTGAGCTGGCGTTTCACACAAAAAAGaatgaaattgatatcaattTTAATAAAGTGGTAAGGAATAAAATATTGGCGGACGCTTTCAGGTCAAAATGCAGAGATCTCAACCCTTTTGACCATTCCCAAATACAAAGTAGGTCTTCTTTCTTGACTTGTTGATAGATTGATATATCTGTCTCTATTTAGTATTTACACTTGTCAAAATGATTTGTTTTTAGTTGTCACCATCCATATTATATGTATGACCTGCAGTTTTTCAAACAGGAGAAATGCAGCATCTGCATCACTTTCATG containing:
- the LOC111901473 gene encoding helicase protein MOM1 isoform X1; its protein translation is MANDNHRSQKVKNDERIKSKKKMATQDASPETSSSRRSSRETASSKQAKEIPGSTRKSKRLEKNKPSDSPPILRKSKRTQEQMTTPLKRYDRRKKNTSVGSSGTKKLVEEPTSSSMKSKNEKVKRTLKMDSKEDKRQEKQSLDVGGRKRKRAATSSVDKALSRSSRRRTEAGNDNDKESQDESSQATSSSNRDVDNSKNENSGSKSVEDKDDDEVEECSDRTGEESTQKASEAQCSTSNSSLTNFSVEEINDPIEVEESPNSKTVEGDPIDAVKDISNDGFVDLEQVEAEHVGSPSKKSPHGESIENGSVTVTPNSGKGSSASKKTDPDVSTDIKEFWVPVQISNVQLEQYCSMLLTNAMALSSCSKSDTVGALHDILVSNRKCCDHPYIVDQSLQGALTKDLEPAKFLEVGIKASGKLQFLDLILPEMRKRELRVLILFQPLSGSGKDSTSIGDILDDFVRQRFGEDSYERVDAVITTPSKRHAALNNFNNKEMGRFVFLLDYRACLPSIKLSSVDTVIIFDSEWNPANDLRALQRIAIDSNREQIKIFRLYTCWTLEEKILKLSEHNATIDKGLQSLSRSTCDALLMWGATYLFSKLTEFHHANTSSEDCLLNELMVEFLNLNSDKHYPAKLIITRVQQSSENLPMPNELPDGEQPHTFWKKLLAGRDPCWKYLTTSTPRQRKRPQFYESIEKTNASSDDVGRKRKKTTPVTEKGEIKEGCTVISSDGSQLSPGDSFSCDETSFRHLLKLNISELCRVLKLSEEVKKMVERFLEYVIENYQVNKEPANTVQAFLISLCWIGCALLKKKVDRKQSLFIVKKRLNFTCEEEETNSVYLKLEQAKEMFLIHTHSQKKSNEINNPHVVKVEEILGSPEDEYVTVSPDMSDVPEDQNDSHGSNNNSNSHPHSPPAPASQQKVAPPAPVQPLVSPIQDNLQTKKDAEKVDDDDQNQNQITTEAEQQQQHNEAPPQVLETTADDPNHTTTQSWPNLFNHLLEFESHNRGFGPTRMLPSSTDPLQAELEKLSELKNTVNNFYEAIKVKLKAEYEKERAEILARLNRKYDDKSHKAELAFHTKKNEIDINFNKVVRNKILADAFRSKCRDLNPFDHSQIQIFQTGEMQHLHHFHGQHFSSPGQSSGSNKLHQTPQIVHQPANLFSHAPTRPQSYPNSITPQPSNISTTIPPPTNSPATRLPPHMNHPSSTPPTRSPQMSLPLSTPNKPPPNITSTTPSIRNTRVTGEIRAPAPHIRPFKPSTEHRVMLGQHASSSLPPSSATFSHTPSKPPLAPPSQTPTNHNNSHPTQPPSSQMPTNHNSHPAQPQPVAPSEQHPPATSSSSLPSVPVSQTGLYSSSSPSPSSSGGFMNLLMDVDKEAGFHQKDNVLPMPSPSPSPSEVFGKCGDGDLVCLSDDD
- the LOC111901473 gene encoding helicase protein MOM1 isoform X2 encodes the protein MANDNHRSQKVKNDERIKSKKKMATQDASPETSSSRRSSRETASSKQAKEIPGSTRKSKRLEKNKPSDSPPILRKSKRTQEQMTTPLKRYDRRKKNTSVGSSGTKKLVEEPTSSSMKSKNEKVKRTLKMDSKEDKRQEKQSLDVGGRKRKRAATSSVDKALSRSSRRRTEAGNDNDKESQDESSQATSSSNRDVDNSKNENSGSKSVEDKDDDEVEECSDRTGEESTQKASEAQCSTSNSSLTNFSVEEINDPIEVEESPNSKTVEGDPIDAVKDISNDGFVDLEQVEAEHVGSPSKKSPHGESIENGSVTVTPNSGKGSSASKKTDPDVSTDIKEFWVPVQISNVQLEQYCSMLLTNAMALSSCSKSDTVGALHDILVSNRKCCDHPYIVDQSLQGALTKDLEPAKFLEVGIKASGKLQFLDLILPEMRKRELRVLILFQPLSGSGKDSTSIGDILDDFVRQRFGEDSYERVDAVITTPSKRHAALNNFNNKEMGRFVFLLDYRACLPSIKLSSVDTVIIFDSEWNPANDLRALQRIAIDSNREQIKIFRLYTCWTLEEKILKLSEHNATIDKGLQSLSRSTCDALLMWGATYLFSKLTEFHHANTSSEDCLLNELMVEFLNLNSDKHYPAKLIITRVQQSSENLPMPNELPDGEQPHTFWKKLLAGRDPCWKYLTTSTPRQRKRPQFYESIEKTNASSDDVGRKRKKTTPVTEKGEIKEGCTVISSDGSQLSPGDSFSCDETSFRHLLKLNISELCRVLKLSEEVKKMVERFLEYVIENYQVNKEPANTVQAFLISLCWIGCALLKKKVDRKQSLFIVKKRLNFTCEEEETNSVYLKLEQAKEMFLIHTHSQKKSNEINNPHVVKVEEILGSPEDEYVTVSPDMSDVPEDQNDSHGSNNNSNSHPHSPPAPASQQKVAPPAPVQPLVSPIQDNLQTKKDAEKVDDDDQNQNQITTEAEQQQQHNEAPPQVLETTADDPNHTTTQSWPNLFNHLLEFESHNRGFGPTRMLPSSTDPLQAELEKLSELKNTVNNFYEAIKVKLKAEYEKERAEILARLNRKYDDKSHKAELAFHTKKNEIDINFNKVVRNKILADAFRSKCRDLNPFDHSQIQREMQHLHHFHGQHFSSPGQSSGSNKLHQTPQIVHQPANLFSHAPTRPQSYPNSITPQPSNISTTIPPPTNSPATRLPPHMNHPSSTPPTRSPQMSLPLSTPNKPPPNITSTTPSIRNTRVTGEIRAPAPHIRPFKPSTEHRVMLGQHASSSLPPSSATFSHTPSKPPLAPPSQTPTNHNNSHPTQPPSSQMPTNHNSHPAQPQPVAPSEQHPPATSSSSLPSVPVSQTGLYSSSSPSPSSSGGFMNLLMDVDKEAGFHQKDNVLPMPSPSPSPSEVFGKCGDGDLVCLSDDD